A genomic segment from Alteribacillus bidgolensis encodes:
- a CDS encoding CaiB/BaiF CoA transferase family protein, whose product MNQPLAGIKILDLSRVLAGPLGSMQLADLGAEVIRIEAPEGKDDIRHWWPFVNEESTYYLCANRNKKSVTINLKKEEGKALFKKMAAEADVIIENFKTGTLERLGLDYNTLKSLKEDIILCSVTGYGQTGPYKDLPGYDPVIQAVGGLMDITGHPDSEETRVGTPVVDIMTSHYVAISILAALRKRDVSGEGERIDLSLLDIQVASLGNIASSYLLTGHISKRMGNAHGNITPYETFQCADKPIMVAAGNDRMFYKLAEIMERGEWKEDARFKTNADRIKNREQLRNLLEAEFLKKDADQWEELLSSAMIPCGPVNNVEQVFNHPQIKAREMVQKRRHPTLGEIKTVRNPIKFTNTKVEEKSHPPILGEHTVDILMDYGLSENEIKELKENGVI is encoded by the coding sequence TTGAATCAACCGCTGGCAGGAATAAAAATCTTAGACTTATCCCGTGTATTAGCTGGACCACTGGGATCGATGCAGTTAGCTGATCTCGGAGCAGAAGTTATTCGGATCGAAGCCCCTGAAGGAAAAGACGATATAAGGCATTGGTGGCCGTTTGTGAATGAAGAGAGCACTTACTATTTATGTGCGAATCGTAATAAAAAGTCAGTAACAATTAATTTGAAAAAAGAAGAAGGAAAAGCACTATTTAAAAAAATGGCGGCTGAAGCTGATGTTATTATCGAAAATTTCAAAACTGGGACGCTTGAGCGCTTAGGACTTGATTATAATACATTGAAAAGCCTAAAGGAAGACATTATTCTTTGTTCGGTAACTGGGTATGGTCAAACAGGACCATATAAAGATCTGCCCGGCTATGATCCGGTTATTCAAGCTGTAGGAGGCCTGATGGATATTACCGGCCATCCTGATTCCGAGGAAACGAGGGTAGGTACTCCGGTCGTTGATATCATGACCTCTCATTATGTGGCCATAAGTATTCTTGCAGCGTTAAGAAAACGGGATGTGAGCGGGGAAGGGGAGCGTATTGATTTATCTTTATTAGATATACAAGTAGCTTCTCTTGGAAATATTGCAAGCAGTTATTTGTTAACGGGACACATTTCTAAAAGAATGGGAAATGCTCACGGAAACATTACACCATATGAGACTTTTCAATGTGCTGATAAACCAATTATGGTGGCGGCAGGAAATGATCGTATGTTTTATAAACTAGCTGAAATAATGGAACGGGGAGAATGGAAAGAGGATGCACGGTTTAAAACGAATGCGGACCGGATTAAAAATCGAGAACAATTAAGAAATCTGCTTGAAGCAGAGTTTTTAAAAAAAGACGCAGATCAATGGGAAGAACTTTTATCTTCTGCTATGATTCCGTGTGGTCCGGTTAATAATGTCGAGCAGGTTTTTAATCACCCGCAGATAAAAGCACGGGAAATGGTGCAAAAAAGGAGACACCCTACTCTTGGGGAAATAAAAACGGTTCGAAATCCTATTAAATTTACAAACACAAAGGTAGAAGAAAAATCCCATCCTCCTATACTAGGAGAGCATACTGTTGACATATTAATGGATTATGGGCTGTCTGAAAACGAAATAAAGGAGCTAAAGGAAAATGGAGTGATTTAA
- a CDS encoding acyl-CoA dehydrogenase family protein, with product MDFQFSEEQKMVRNMLRNFVDKEIIPNMKEWDEKGHFEPSIFKRLAELGMMGTCIPEKYGGSGMDYNTLAIACEELERGDTAYRTAISVHTGLNSMTLLQWGNEEQKQRILTPQAKGEKVGAFGLTEPNAGSDVAAMNSTAEKKGDYYILNGSKTWISLCDHADHFLVFAYTDKKKKHRGISAFVVERDREGFSSKAIKGKLGIRGGNTGEIFFDNVKIPKENLIGEEGEGFKIAMSALDNGRFTVAAGACGLIMACLEASVKYCHERKTFGKEIGKHQLVQQMIAKMEAGLQMSRLLVYKAGELKNAGKRNTRETSLAKWQACDFANEAANDAVQIHGAYGYSNEYPVERYLRNSKAPVIYEGTREIHTVMQARYVLEYNEDKPLRKMLPPWPFEEEKTEIKS from the coding sequence ATGGATTTTCAATTTTCGGAAGAACAAAAAATGGTGCGGAATATGCTTAGAAATTTTGTGGATAAAGAAATTATTCCAAATATGAAGGAATGGGATGAAAAGGGACATTTTGAACCATCCATTTTTAAGCGTTTAGCAGAACTTGGCATGATGGGCACTTGTATACCTGAGAAGTACGGAGGCAGTGGAATGGATTATAATACGCTTGCAATTGCTTGTGAGGAATTAGAACGAGGGGACACAGCTTATCGTACAGCAATTTCGGTCCATACTGGATTGAACAGCATGACCTTGCTGCAGTGGGGAAATGAAGAACAAAAACAGCGAATTCTCACTCCACAGGCAAAAGGAGAAAAAGTAGGAGCGTTTGGGTTAACAGAACCAAACGCAGGGTCCGATGTAGCCGCAATGAATTCAACTGCTGAAAAAAAAGGAGACTATTATATTCTAAATGGTTCCAAAACATGGATTTCTTTATGCGATCATGCGGATCATTTTTTAGTATTTGCTTATACAGATAAAAAGAAAAAACATAGGGGCATATCAGCATTTGTGGTGGAACGTGATAGAGAAGGTTTTTCTTCTAAAGCAATTAAAGGGAAATTAGGTATTCGCGGGGGCAATACAGGTGAAATATTCTTTGATAATGTGAAAATACCTAAGGAGAACTTAATTGGGGAAGAAGGAGAAGGTTTTAAAATTGCCATGTCAGCGCTTGACAATGGAAGATTTACCGTGGCTGCAGGCGCTTGCGGTTTGATTATGGCTTGTCTTGAAGCTAGTGTGAAATATTGTCATGAGCGTAAAACGTTTGGAAAAGAAATCGGAAAGCATCAGCTCGTTCAACAAATGATCGCAAAAATGGAAGCTGGACTTCAAATGAGCCGTCTGCTTGTTTATAAGGCTGGAGAATTAAAAAATGCCGGCAAACGAAATACCCGCGAAACGTCGTTAGCAAAGTGGCAGGCGTGTGATTTTGCTAATGAAGCTGCTAATGATGCAGTACAAATTCATGGAGCTTATGGATATTCCAATGAGTATCCTGTGGAACGTTATCTTCGAAATTCAAAAGCACCGGTTATCTATGAAGGAACCCGCGAGATTCATACAGTGATGCAAGCTCGTTATGTATTAGAATATAACGAAGATAAGCCATTAAGAAAAATGCTTCCGCCCTGGCCTTTTGAAGAAGAAAAAACAGAAATAAAATCTTAA
- the madL gene encoding malonate transporter subunit MadL produces the protein MVVYGVALLAICLLTGVMMGDLLGTVLGIDANVGGVGIAMIMLVLLVDRLKQKNKLKEKSQEGLSFWSAMYIPIVVAMSAQQNVAGALEGGPMAILAGVLAVVASFALVPVLSNIGKGKPEALLNENKMDKAN, from the coding sequence GTGGTTGTTTACGGGGTGGCATTATTAGCTATTTGTCTGTTAACTGGTGTAATGATGGGTGATTTATTAGGTACAGTCTTGGGGATTGATGCAAATGTTGGCGGGGTAGGGATAGCTATGATCATGCTGGTATTATTAGTAGACCGTTTAAAACAAAAGAATAAACTTAAAGAAAAATCTCAGGAAGGTTTATCTTTTTGGAGTGCGATGTATATACCTATTGTTGTTGCTATGTCTGCGCAGCAAAATGTTGCTGGTGCGCTAGAAGGCGGGCCTATGGCTATTCTAGCTGGAGTGCTTGCTGTTGTGGCTAGCTTTGCTCTTGTACCTGTTCTTTCTAACATAGGAAAAGGCAAACCGGAAGCACTTTTGAATGAAAATAAAATGGATAAAGCCAATTAA
- a CDS encoding methyl-accepting chemotaxis protein, with protein MITDIAEQTNLLALNAAIEAARADKSGKGFTVVAEKVRKLSDESKTSADLITEVQTSPSEAVQSMNDGTSEMQVGINDSSSGKCL; from the coding sequence TTGATTACAGATATTGCAGAGCAAACTAACTTACTTGCATTAAATGCGGCGATTGAAGCTGCCAGGGCTGATAAGAGCGGAAAAGGCTTTACCGTGGTTGCTGAAAAAGTCAGGAAACTGTCAGATGAATCGAAGACTTCCGCTGATTTGATTACCGAAGTTCAAACCTCGCCTTCTGAGGCTGTTCAATCAATGAATGACGGAACTAGTGAGATGCAAGTTGGGATAAATGATTCAAGCAGCGGGAAGTGTCTTTGA
- a CDS encoding DUF3870 domain-containing protein: MAISHTCFIAGHARLPQGMAAQSIFNSLTITAEVDRKYGVIIEASCTLATDHGRQYIHEILKGISIKDGVEEAEKLIETHYRGKATNALVAALKDLYRQYVTAVDEEKSNKTM, encoded by the coding sequence ATGGCTATTTCTCATACTTGTTTTATTGCTGGGCATGCCAGACTTCCGCAAGGGATGGCAGCTCAAAGCATTTTTAACTCGCTTACGATAACTGCAGAAGTGGACCGTAAATATGGAGTAATAATCGAAGCATCCTGTACACTAGCAACTGATCATGGCCGTCAGTACATTCATGAAATATTAAAAGGAATCAGCATTAAAGATGGTGTGGAAGAAGCGGAAAAATTAATCGAAACACATTATAGAGGAAAAGCCACAAATGCATTAGTAGCTGCCCTAAAAGACTTATACAGGCAATACGTAACAGCGGTCGATGAAGAAAAATCAAATAAAACCATGTAA
- a CDS encoding GntR family transcriptional regulator yields MSSIDLSNNALSNKIADHISKQIISGDLKAGEKIVENFYAEEYGTSRAPVREAIFLLTIEGLVERIPRKGAVVRGYTESEIYDLLEIRINLESLAMKRIIENGIDQNELAEMKKILTQMKNINDKEHYTQLNHSFHMCLLRMSESDIIKNTYARLEHPLLTVQNLSFSMEGNIEKSIQEHEKLIEWLEKNKLEKAASLLNTHNQYVIESIKKRLLEK; encoded by the coding sequence ATGTCTAGTATTGATTTGTCTAATAACGCATTATCAAACAAAATAGCAGATCATATATCGAAGCAGATCATATCCGGAGACCTTAAAGCTGGAGAGAAAATAGTAGAAAATTTTTATGCAGAAGAATATGGCACAAGTAGAGCACCGGTAAGGGAAGCTATATTTTTATTAACTATTGAAGGGCTTGTGGAAAGAATTCCAAGAAAAGGAGCTGTCGTAAGAGGATATACGGAATCGGAGATTTATGACCTGTTAGAAATAAGAATTAACTTAGAATCTTTGGCAATGAAAAGAATTATCGAAAACGGTATAGACCAAAACGAACTTGCCGAGATGAAAAAAATTCTTACTCAGATGAAAAATATAAATGATAAAGAGCATTACACGCAATTAAATCATTCGTTTCATATGTGTTTGCTTAGGATGAGTGAAAGCGATATCATTAAAAATACTTATGCCCGTTTGGAACATCCGCTGCTTACGGTGCAAAACCTTTCGTTTTCTATGGAGGGAAATATTGAAAAATCCATTCAAGAACATGAAAAACTGATTGAATGGTTGGAAAAGAATAAGTTAGAAAAAGCAGCAAGTTTATTAAATACACACAATCAATATGTCATAGAAAGTATTAAAAAAAGGTTGTTAGAGAAGTAG
- a CDS encoding DUF421 domain-containing protein — protein sequence MELLPITLKLITGFFVLFLLIKIVGKKLINQITPFTFIAAIVLSELLGNAVYQKNTPILHVIYTMVLWGGLLFVVEYLSQKFLPFRHMFDGKPSMVIRNGKIDYDQLKNNRMNINQLQSLLRQSEVFSIREVAYAFIEPNGAISILKKSPYQKTTLHDLNLPPHSVYLPVTLIRDGELLHANLQEIKKDKEWLKNQLEQQGAANIETVLFAEWLENDGLFVIPYEQHSVK from the coding sequence ATAGAGCTTTTACCCATCACATTAAAGCTTATCACTGGATTCTTCGTTCTTTTTCTTTTAATAAAAATTGTTGGAAAAAAATTAATAAATCAAATTACACCGTTTACTTTTATTGCAGCTATTGTTTTGAGTGAGTTATTAGGCAATGCTGTTTACCAAAAAAACACCCCCATTTTACATGTTATATATACAATGGTTTTATGGGGAGGATTATTATTTGTAGTAGAATACTTATCACAGAAATTTTTGCCGTTTCGTCACATGTTTGATGGGAAACCTTCTATGGTTATTCGAAACGGGAAAATTGACTATGATCAGTTAAAGAATAATCGTATGAACATCAATCAATTACAAAGTTTGCTTCGACAAAGTGAAGTATTTTCTATTCGAGAAGTAGCCTATGCATTTATTGAACCAAACGGTGCCATAAGTATATTAAAAAAGTCCCCATATCAAAAAACGACGTTGCATGATTTAAATCTCCCCCCGCATTCCGTTTATTTGCCAGTGACTTTGATAAGAGACGGAGAATTACTTCATGCTAACTTACAAGAAATTAAAAAAGATAAAGAATGGCTGAAAAACCAACTAGAACAGCAAGGAGCAGCTAATATAGAAACGGTTCTTTTTGCGGAATGGTTAGAAAATGATGGTTTATTTGTTATCCCTTATGAACAGCATTCAGTAAAATAA
- a CDS encoding LysR family transcriptional regulator: protein MELRQLKYFMEVAKREHMTEAAENLHVAQSAVSRQIYNLESELGVDLFVRQGRRVRLTPIGRMFLESSTQAMIMLENAKREVKEHLDPARGTIRITYPISMAAYTLPTVISSFREQYPDARFQLKQNIYYDVIEEVVNGEYNMGLLAPVPNNNKKVEGHTLFTENVIALLPKNHDLADKDNLQLTQLKEEPFILLPEGMYFREMVIEACLEQGFHPEVAFEGDDVDALKGLVSAGLGIALIPEITLVDTTPRFTVKKPIINPGVTRSVGVIVPKERQLLPTERLFFDFLKEFFSRMEEY from the coding sequence GTGGAATTAAGACAATTAAAGTATTTTATGGAAGTTGCCAAACGTGAGCATATGACAGAGGCAGCTGAAAATCTGCATGTTGCACAATCCGCCGTAAGCCGTCAAATATACAATCTCGAATCAGAACTGGGGGTAGACCTGTTTGTGAGGCAAGGACGAAGAGTCCGTTTAACACCAATAGGGAGAATGTTTTTAGAGAGCTCCACTCAAGCTATGATTATGCTTGAAAATGCCAAGCGCGAAGTAAAGGAACATTTAGATCCGGCAAGAGGTACCATCAGGATTACGTATCCAATCAGTATGGCTGCTTATACGCTCCCAACAGTTATTTCTTCTTTTCGCGAACAATATCCAGATGCTAGATTTCAGCTGAAACAAAATATATATTATGATGTCATAGAAGAAGTGGTGAATGGCGAATACAACATGGGATTGCTTGCTCCAGTGCCCAATAACAATAAAAAGGTAGAAGGTCACACATTATTTACAGAAAATGTGATTGCGCTTTTACCAAAAAATCATGATCTGGCTGACAAAGACAATTTGCAGTTGACACAATTAAAAGAAGAGCCATTTATATTGCTTCCTGAAGGGATGTATTTTCGTGAGATGGTTATAGAAGCCTGCTTAGAACAGGGGTTTCATCCAGAAGTAGCTTTTGAAGGTGATGATGTGGATGCTTTAAAAGGGTTGGTTTCAGCGGGACTGGGCATTGCTTTAATTCCTGAAATAACTTTGGTTGATACTACGCCGCGTTTTACGGTAAAAAAACCTATTATAAATCCAGGTGTCACCCGAAGCGTTGGTGTTATTGTTCCTAAAGAACGACAGCTTCTTCCTACGGAACGCTTATTTTTTGATTTTCTTAAGGAGTTTTTTTCCAGAATGGAAGAATATTAG
- the madM gene encoding malonate transporter subunit MadM, with translation MQDTIFAMFEDNSLVTAFAVVGITMYFSYFLSDKFTKGRLHGSAIAIILGLVLAYIGGVSTGGENGIADLQMFSGIGLMGGAMLRDLAIVATAFGASIEEIKKAGFTGILSLFMGIFVSFIIGVIVAFSFGYTDAASLTTIGGGAATYIVGPVVGGAVGASSEVIALSIAAGLVKSILVMIGTPFVAKYIGLDNPRSALVYGGLMGTTSGVAGGLAATDPKLVPYGAMTATFYTGLGCLLCPSILYFAVRAIAG, from the coding sequence ATGCAAGATACCATTTTCGCTATGTTTGAGGATAATAGTTTAGTCACTGCCTTTGCTGTTGTTGGGATAACGATGTACTTTTCGTATTTTCTGTCAGATAAATTTACCAAAGGACGATTGCACGGTTCAGCTATAGCGATCATTCTTGGGCTTGTGCTGGCTTATATTGGCGGAGTCAGTACAGGAGGAGAAAATGGGATAGCTGATCTTCAAATGTTTTCAGGAATAGGTTTAATGGGCGGCGCCATGCTTCGCGACCTTGCCATTGTCGCCACTGCCTTTGGGGCAAGCATTGAAGAAATAAAGAAAGCAGGTTTTACCGGTATTCTTTCCCTATTTATGGGCATTTTTGTTTCTTTCATCATTGGTGTCATCGTCGCTTTTTCGTTTGGTTATACTGATGCAGCAAGTCTTACCACGATTGGAGGGGGAGCAGCGACTTATATTGTAGGACCTGTAGTCGGAGGGGCAGTCGGTGCTAGTTCAGAGGTTATTGCTTTAAGTATTGCTGCAGGACTAGTTAAATCAATCCTAGTGATGATCGGCACCCCATTCGTTGCAAAATATATCGGCCTTGATAACCCGCGTTCTGCTCTAGTTTACGGTGGTCTGATGGGAACAACAAGCGGTGTAGCCGGAGGGCTTGCGGCGACAGACCCCAAGTTAGTGCCATACGGAGCAATGACAGCCACATTTTACACCGGACTTGGTTGTTTATTGTGTCCTTCTATTTTATATTTTGCCGTCCGGGCAATCGCTGGATAA
- a CDS encoding type 1 glutamine amidotransferase domain-containing protein codes for MSKHILMVVTNHTTITDDHKTGLWLEEFAVPYNVFKDNGYDVKVTSIEGGEVPLDPNSIEERPEWKTAEEELKNTAVLSENDTEDFDAIFLPGGHGTMFDFPDNQTLQTVLKHFAENNKVISAVCHGPAGLVNATYADGTPLVKGKTISAFTDEEEKEMQLDMHMPFMLETELREKGANFERGDKWSDFSVADGNLVTGQNPQSSRSTAEKVVDALN; via the coding sequence TTGTCAAAACACATTCTCATGGTTGTAACAAATCATACAACAATTACAGATGACCACAAAACGGGGCTTTGGCTTGAAGAATTTGCTGTTCCGTATAATGTTTTTAAAGACAATGGCTATGACGTAAAGGTCACAAGCATTGAAGGCGGGGAAGTTCCGCTTGACCCAAACAGCATTGAAGAACGCCCTGAATGGAAAACAGCAGAAGAAGAACTAAAAAATACAGCCGTGTTGAGCGAAAATGACACAGAAGATTTTGATGCCATTTTCCTCCCTGGCGGACATGGAACGATGTTCGATTTTCCAGATAACCAAACACTGCAAACCGTATTAAAGCATTTTGCAGAAAATAACAAAGTCATCAGTGCTGTTTGTCATGGACCGGCGGGGCTTGTCAACGCAACGTATGCTGACGGCACACCGCTTGTGAAAGGAAAGACGATATCTGCCTTTACAGATGAAGAAGAAAAGGAAATGCAGCTAGATATGCATATGCCATTTATGCTTGAAACCGAGCTGCGTGAAAAAGGGGCAAATTTTGAGCGCGGAGACAAATGGTCCGATTTTTCCGTTGCAGATGGAAACCTTGTTACCGGTCAAAATCCACAATCAAGCAGAAGTACTGCAGAAAAAGTGGTGGATGCGTTAAATTAA
- a CDS encoding efflux RND transporter permease subunit produces MRWLRFIVKRKILIGLMAVLAVMIGSYAVFELNKELLPDIKMDGAYVEIRAEDLPAIEMERTITSPLEQKLQGIDGLEDIHSTTTIGRTTFQITFEEGSGDDSFQEVESIVNASASKNQDINNTEALQYGTTQDYEFYMDVSGGDMDEMTNFVKDVLKPRLEELPEVREVDLGGTTEQQMNIEFNQEEIKNMGLDVLQVTDAIQQTNHAAALGQLNEDNDSPSLRWNTTLESIEDVENIKIPVQDEFIELKEIAEISLDQMDNSSFVWKNGSKDFVFAQVGRASDVTQIDMADAVREEIQNIREEGLVNDFDIHEVVAQADYVQNSIDGVTNNVLLGGIIAIVMLFLFLRNVRATFIVGISIPTSILLTFAAMWMFDYSINILTLIGLGLGIGMMVDSSIVILESIYRKKELGLPPLEAVIEGTKEVATAVIASMLTTIVVFLPIGLIGGEMGQFMIMLSAVVAITLISSVLVSFTLIPSLSEKFLKLQKRKRKKQDGILLNGYSDLISRIVKKKRYSAAVIGVFVFMFAGSLMFVQKIPMTIMPDMFNRYAELMVDLETGVTPDNKKEIVSSLNDTLSSIEDVESSYVLDNGSVFYTIINMTKDDEITRDQKEVNEEILRSLRELEDSHPIENVQDVMSGEAGAPVQVNIKGEDFEKLQTIADDFIKELEETDGVVGVTNSMERTSPELMIELNEEEIEEAGLSQTQIRQFMEQAFFMMPLGEMTIDKENIPLTAQWDEQINSASGLLDLDVSTGEGEESLSRFVQLTRIERPNEISHVNGERSLSVTADIEETDLGTINRDVQQIINDFDTPAGYSISAAGDLEQQQELIQEMLFVLGIAIFLVYLVMAVQFNHLIHPIIVMSVIPMTFVGAVLGLLITQRELSIMSGMGVIMLIGIVLNNAILLIDRTNQLRRQEYSVREALIEAGRNRIRPILMTTLTTAGGMLPLALASGTAGNYQAPMATVIISGLLFASLITLLLIPAVYRLFTAAGTGFGKWSRKKKQTEAAEENESAV; encoded by the coding sequence ATGCGATGGTTGAGATTTATTGTAAAACGTAAAATTTTAATTGGATTAATGGCTGTTTTAGCAGTAATGATTGGAAGTTACGCTGTTTTTGAACTAAACAAAGAATTGCTGCCAGATATCAAAATGGATGGTGCTTATGTAGAAATCCGTGCTGAAGATTTGCCTGCGATTGAAATGGAACGAACCATTACTTCGCCATTAGAACAAAAATTACAAGGAATAGATGGCCTAGAAGACATTCATTCCACCACAACAATTGGCCGAACTACCTTTCAAATAACCTTTGAAGAAGGCAGCGGCGATGACAGTTTCCAGGAAGTAGAATCCATTGTAAATGCTTCAGCTTCTAAAAACCAAGATATCAATAACACAGAAGCTTTACAATACGGTACAACTCAAGATTACGAGTTTTACATGGATGTCTCTGGCGGTGATATGGATGAAATGACTAATTTTGTAAAAGATGTGCTTAAGCCAAGACTAGAAGAACTGCCCGAAGTACGAGAAGTGGATCTTGGCGGGACAACTGAACAACAAATGAATATAGAATTCAATCAAGAAGAAATCAAAAACATGGGACTTGATGTGTTACAGGTGACAGACGCTATTCAACAAACAAACCATGCTGCTGCATTAGGCCAGCTAAATGAAGATAACGACTCTCCTTCCCTACGCTGGAATACAACATTAGAATCTATTGAAGATGTGGAAAATATTAAAATTCCTGTGCAAGACGAATTCATTGAATTAAAGGAAATTGCAGAAATATCGCTAGATCAGATGGATAACTCTTCTTTTGTCTGGAAAAATGGATCAAAAGACTTTGTGTTCGCGCAAGTAGGGCGTGCCTCTGATGTTACTCAAATAGATATGGCAGATGCTGTAAGAGAAGAAATTCAAAACATTAGAGAGGAAGGACTCGTTAATGATTTTGACATACATGAGGTAGTGGCACAGGCAGATTATGTGCAAAATTCCATTGATGGTGTCACAAATAATGTTCTTCTTGGCGGTATCATTGCTATAGTTATGCTTTTCCTGTTTTTACGTAACGTCCGGGCTACCTTTATCGTTGGTATCTCGATTCCAACCTCTATTTTGCTTACCTTTGCTGCAATGTGGATGTTTGACTACAGTATTAACATATTAACGTTAATTGGTCTTGGTCTGGGCATAGGAATGATGGTCGACTCGTCGATTGTTATTTTAGAATCGATTTACCGAAAGAAAGAGCTGGGGCTGCCGCCGCTTGAGGCTGTTATAGAAGGAACAAAAGAAGTTGCGACTGCCGTTATCGCTTCGATGTTAACAACCATTGTTGTTTTCCTTCCAATAGGCCTAATTGGCGGTGAGATGGGACAGTTTATGATCATGCTCTCCGCTGTTGTAGCTATAACTCTTATTAGTTCGGTTCTCGTATCTTTTACTTTAATTCCTTCGCTTTCTGAAAAATTCCTTAAACTTCAAAAAAGAAAAAGGAAGAAACAAGACGGAATTTTATTAAATGGGTACAGTGATTTGATTTCACGAATCGTGAAGAAAAAACGGTACAGTGCAGCAGTTATTGGAGTATTTGTCTTCATGTTTGCCGGGTCGCTTATGTTTGTGCAAAAAATTCCTATGACCATAATGCCGGATATGTTTAACCGTTATGCAGAACTGATGGTGGACTTAGAAACAGGGGTTACACCAGATAATAAAAAAGAGATTGTTTCTAGTCTAAATGACACCCTTAGTTCTATCGAAGACGTCGAATCGAGTTATGTTCTCGATAACGGCAGTGTCTTTTATACGATAATTAATATGACCAAAGATGATGAAATTACTAGAGATCAAAAGGAAGTAAATGAGGAAATCTTACGCTCCTTACGCGAACTCGAAGACTCCCATCCTATAGAAAATGTGCAAGATGTTATGTCCGGTGAGGCAGGGGCACCCGTACAGGTGAACATTAAGGGAGAAGATTTTGAGAAATTGCAAACAATAGCGGATGATTTCATAAAAGAGTTAGAAGAAACCGATGGTGTGGTCGGTGTAACGAATTCAATGGAACGAACTTCACCAGAGCTAATGATTGAATTAAATGAGGAAGAAATAGAAGAAGCTGGTCTATCCCAAACTCAAATTAGACAGTTTATGGAGCAGGCGTTCTTCATGATGCCGCTTGGTGAAATGACTATTGATAAAGAAAATATCCCTTTAACCGCCCAATGGGACGAACAAATCAATTCAGCTTCTGGTCTGCTTGATTTAGACGTTTCAACCGGTGAAGGAGAGGAAAGTTTATCTCGTTTTGTGCAGTTAACACGTATCGAGAGACCGAATGAGATTTCCCATGTCAACGGGGAACGCTCTTTATCGGTGACGGCTGATATAGAAGAAACTGACCTTGGAACGATTAATAGAGATGTACAACAAATAATTAATGACTTTGACACACCAGCTGGTTATAGTATTTCCGCTGCCGGAGATCTTGAGCAGCAGCAGGAACTTATACAGGAAATGCTGTTTGTGCTTGGAATTGCCATCTTTTTAGTATATTTAGTAATGGCTGTTCAATTTAACCACCTTATCCATCCTATTATTGTTATGTCAGTCATTCCAATGACTTTCGTTGGGGCTGTATTAGGATTGTTAATCACGCAGCGCGAACTTAGCATAATGTCTGGTATGGGTGTCATCATGCTTATCGGAATTGTATTAAACAACGCTATTTTGCTTATTGATAGAACCAATCAGCTTCGCCGGCAGGAATATAGTGTGAGAGAAGCACTTATTGAAGCTGGCAGAAACCGGATCCGACCTATTTTAATGACTACCTTAACTACTGCTGGCGGTATGCTTCCGCTCGCACTGGCTTCAGGTACAGCCGGTAACTATCAAGCCCCAATGGCAACTGTCATTATTTCCGGCCTGCTTTTTGCTTCACTTATCACTTTACTGCTTATTCCTGCTGTTTATCGGCTGTTTACCGCTGCTGGTACTGGTTTTGGAAAATGGAGTAGAAAGAAAAAGCAAACAGAAGCAGCAGAAGAAAATGAATCAGCTGTTTAA